A segment of the Acidimicrobiales bacterium genome:
GACCGCGACCTGGTTCAAACCGCTCTCGAAGCGATGACCCCGGTAGTCGTCGTTCGAGACAATGCCCATCCGCCCACGGCATTGCTTGGGATCGGCGTGGCAACAGAACTCGGCCCCGACTTCAACCGGGACGACCTGCTCGAGGCGCTCGCGACCCACTGCCGTCCCGTCGGGCGTGGAGACAATGTGCCCGGAGCACTTGGGGACCCGGTGCCTGCCGGGTGGCTGGCACAGATGTACACGGTCTGCGGAGCCGGCGGAACCGGTTCGTCCACGATCGCGATCGCGCTCGCTCAGGGCTTGAGCAGCGATGCCAGGAACAGCCGTCGAGTAGTCCTCGCAGATCTCGCCCGAACGGCCAACCAGGCGATGCTCCACGATGCGCTGGAGCTCGGTCCGGGGGTGCAGGAGCTCGTCGAAGCACACCGGCTCGGCTCGCCGGACCCGGAAGAAGTTCGCCGGATGACGTTTGATGTTCCTAGCCGCGGCTACCAGCTGCTGTTGGGACTTCGCCAGCCCACCGCGTGGCCCGCGCTCCGTCCCCGCTCCATCGATGCCGCGATCGAGGGGCTGAGGAGGGCGTTCCAAGTCGTCGTCGCAGACGTGACGGGCGACTTCGAGGGCGAGTCCGAGGGTGGTTCGGCCGACGTGGAGGAACGCAACCATCTCGCCCGCGGATCGGCCTTACGAAGCAGCGTCGTCCTCGCGGTCGGCATGCCAGGCTTGAAGGGGGTCTATTCGCTTTCGGGTTTGATCCGCGGCCTTGTGGCTGCCGGCGTCAACCCAGCACGAATCATTCCGGTGATCAACCGATCACCTCGCAACCCGCGCGCGCGGGCCGAGACCGCCCGAGCGCTCAACGCCCTCCTCGATTCGACGTCGGCCACGTTGCCTCTGGCGACGAATGCGATCGCAGGAAGTCTTGCAACTGCCTCGCCTCTGGCCGTACCGGAGCGCAAGATCGAAGACGTTCTTCGAGAGGGAGCACCGCTGCCGGGCGCAATCGGCGATCCAGTGACCAGGGCGGTCGAGATCGTGTCGGACCGCCTGGCCGACGCGGCGCCGGCGTCGGCCTCCCCTCAAAGGGTCGCGCCCGGTTCGCTGGGACTGTGGTCCGACGCCGAATTCGAGACCGGCAACGCCTGATTAGGTGATTCTCAGAAGAGGGTGAGGCGCCCGTCGCCGGCTCCTCGAAGCCGTTCGTAGTCCACTTCGACACATTCGATCCCGCGCGACGCGGCAAGCACCTGCGCCTGAGGCTTGATCTGCTGCGCTGCGAGCATCCCCCTCACCGGTCGAAGCCTTCCGTCGAGCTCGAGCCGATTGAGGTATCGGCTCAGTTGTTCCACCCCGTCGATCTCACCGCGGCGTTTTATTTCGATCGCAACGACGGTGCCATCGGTGTCGCGGCACAGGAGGTCGACCGGACCGATGTCGGTCGGGTACTCGCGACGGATCAGGCTCAGACCTATTCGGAGCGCCTCGGGATTGGCGGCCAGAAGCTCCTGGAGATGCGCCTCCACGCCGTCTTTTTCCAAGCCGGGATCCGAGCCCAGGTCGTGCGACTCGTCCGAGTGCAGCTCATGCACGAGGATCGTCAGCGTCTCGCCCTTGTCGTTGGAGACGACCCACCTGTCCGGATCGATCCGGAGGCGGCACGGCGGCGTCATCCAGTTGAGCGGCTTGTAGGCACCGCCGTCGGCGTGAATCGAGATCGAGCCGTCGGCCTTCACCATGATCAGGCGCTTGGCTGCGGGCAGGTGCGCCGAGAGGCGTCCCTGGTAGTCGACTGTGCAGGTTGCGACGACGAGGCGCATGGGCGGTTCATTCTTGCCGCGTCCGCCCAGGCCCGGCCGCGTAGCCTGAGTGTCCTGGCTGCGAGACAGACTCCGCTTCCGACCGGCGAATGGGGCCGACCAGCGAGGACCGGTCGGCGGAAACCGCCCGAACGGTCAGACGCAGGGGACCTGCTGCTCAGCGGTCCTCCCCCGCCGCCGCCCCAGGTCGTTCGCGACCGTTCGTGGCGGCATCTGCTGCGCCGGCGGCCTGGCGGCATCGCGGCCGAGCTCGTGGTCGCGGCCGCGATTCTGGCAGCGGTTGCATTCGGAGCGGGAGGGGGTTGAGGCCGCGGCGGGCGGGTTGTTGTCGTTTTTTGGCGGTAATTCAGCGTTCCCACGCGTGACCGCTTTGGTCACGTGCAAGGAAGCGCGACAAGATCCCAGGCTGCGCCTGGCTGGGCGGCGTTCTGACCGGGACCGTTTGCGGCGACGGAGTCGACTACGGCTTTCACGTGCCGGCTCCCGAAGCCGGGTATCGCCTTTCCGAACACGGCGTCAACCTGCGCCTCGCCGACTACGCGCACCGCTCGGCCGCGAACGCCGAG
Coding sequences within it:
- the nucS gene encoding endonuclease NucS; amino-acid sequence: MRLVVATCTVDYQGRLSAHLPAAKRLIMVKADGSISIHADGGAYKPLNWMTPPCRLRIDPDRWVVSNDKGETLTILVHELHSDESHDLGSDPGLEKDGVEAHLQELLAANPEALRIGLSLIRREYPTDIGPVDLLCRDTDGTVVAIEIKRRGEIDGVEQLSRYLNRLELDGRLRPVRGMLAAQQIKPQAQVLAASRGIECVEVDYERLRGAGDGRLTLF